In Desulfovibrio sp. Fe33, the genomic window AAATGGTGGCGCGGGGCGAGTTCCGTCGCGACCTTTATTACCGGCTCCAGACGAATATTATCGAACTGCCGCCCCTGCGCGAGCGCAACGGCGATGTCGAACTGCTGACCCGCCACTATCTTCCCATTCTCTGCAAGGAGAACGATATGGAGGAGAAGGAAGTGGACCCGCAGTTCATTGAGACCCTGCGGCTCTACGATTGGCCCGGCAACGTTCGCGAGCTGGTCAACGTCCTTCACGTTTCGTTGCAGAAGGCCCGTTTTTCCAACTACCTGAACATCTACCATCTTCCCCAGCAATTGCGTATGCGCCGCGTTTTCCAGGATATGGGGGAAAATGAGGAATCGCAGCAGGAATGCTCCGCCCCGCCGATGCCGTATTTTCTCCCTTCGACCCTGGAAGAATTTCCGGCCATGAAGGCGGCCAGGCAGGAAGCCGTGGACGCCATGGAGCAGGCGTATCTTCAGCGGCTTGTCCAGTTGAGCGACTCTTCCGTCGCCATGGCGTGCAAGCTTTCCGGCCTTTCCAGAGCCCGGCTTTACGAACTGCTGAGCAAGCACAATCTGTCCCTCAAGAAAAGTTGACGGGATGCCGCCAGCCCATCTCTTTTTATCACCGCCCACCACGCTTTTGTGGCGTGAATTTTGCTTCTAAATTTGTATGTACAGTTACAGGACCAGCAAACGCATGCATGTGGCCGTCAAGGACGGAGCCGCCCTCAAGGAGATTATCGATCGGCTTGAGAACCTTCTCGGGCGCGACGAGTCGGCGGGTGCTGCGGATTTCCAGGAAAAACGAAGTTTTCCTCGGAAATCGTTCGTGGCTCCCGGGCTTGTCCAGGTGGTGAAGGCCAGTGGTGAGATCATGGCCTTCCCGGTCGAGATCAGGAATATCTCCCTGAAGGGAATGCTTCTGGAATTTGCGGACAAGGGACACGTTTTTGCCGGTATGCTCAAACAGATCGAAGGATTGAGCGTGACCTTCATGATCGAGGCGTCCGTGGTGACATTGGAGTGTCTCCCCCGGCGCATCGTTCTGGACGACCCGGTTGAGGTCGGCGTCGAGGTCTCCGGCGACGGCGAAGGTTCCCCGGACATTCAGCGTTTCCTCATGTAAAGGGCCTTCGTCCCTTCATTTCGTCGCCCGCCGGCCCGCTCGGCGTCATGAACACCCGCGTCTCTTTTCCAGCGCGTTTTTCACGCGAACCGTCCTCGTAGTCACGAAGGCTGCGGCACGCTTCCAGCCGTATCCCTTTTGCCGCACTTTGTCGGATTTCGGGACACATCCGTTTCATCTTCGCAAAAGTTTGGCGCGCGCGTACGCCGCGAAAGACGCCGGAACAATTTTTCTCCATTTGCTGGGGGCGGCGGAGGCGTTTCCGTAGTTCATTAGTATGATGCAACTAATTTTGGACGGATCAGTCGGGATTATTTCCCGGGTTCTGTTTTGTCCGAACTGAATGGAAAGGAAGGCCTTCGAGCCTTTTTTCACGGTATGTTTATTGCAAAAAAATCTAAAATTGTTGCGATATTGGAAGGGGGCTCCGGGGTGGGACCGCCCCGCACACTGCAAGTTAGGTCAAGGTAGCGAAAATGATGTCTGATTTGGTTAAAGTGTGTTTCGACATGAATCGGGAGAGTTTTCAGGCACTCAAGCGCATGGCTAGAGAGGAAGGCGTTGATTGTTCCCAGTATGTCTTAAGTATTGTCGAGGGAAGCCTGAAGGATTTCGTGAGTCGAGACTGGACACTGAGCGGTAAGGATCGGCGGAAGCATCCCCGGGTGGATGTGTCAATTCCGGCGATATCTTGCGTAAAGTTTTCCGACAGGGAGATGCGCAGCTATCCTGTGGTTGTGGATGACATCTCCCGGGGCGGTCTTCGGATTTCCTTCAGGGACGTTTCTCCGGAAATGGGCGAAAAGCTGGCTGATTCCTTGTACTTCGAAGTTTTTTTCACTGTCCCTCAATTGTCCCAGACGGTGTCGTTCTACTGTAAACGGCTGCGCCACAAGGTGGATCGGGACATGACGATGGTCGGGGTGTTCGAGGGGCACAACTCCGAGGCGGCTTCGATGGTGGACGCAATGTTACAAAGCTATATTGCGTAGACAACATTTCTTTGTCTGTGCTATATGGAAAACAATGCCAGAAAAAGAAAAAGGCGAGAACAATTTGCTAAACGGAGTCGAGCGCCGCAGAACCTTACGCATCCGAAGGTCTTCCCTGATCGACAGCAAGCTGGAAGGACTGGAAAAACCCAGTATCAAGATCGCTGAGACCAAGGAAGAGCTGGAGCAGGCTTTCAAGACGGTCTACTCCGTTTATCGGGGAACTAATTATATCGCCGAGGATCATCCCTCGGAGATGTCTTACAGCGTGTTCAGCCTTCTGCCCACTACGTGCGCCTTCATCTTCAAGGAATACCTGACCGTTATCTCGACCATGTCTTTTTATATCGACAGTGAGGCGTTCGGCCTGCCCATGGACAGTCTGTACAAGCAGGAGATCGACGCCCTGCGCGCCCAAGGCCGCAAGGTCGCCGAGATAGGTGCCCTGGCGACTCCCCGCCGTCGGCGCTGGTCCAACCTTGTTGTCTACCTGTCCAAGGCCTTGTTCAACTACGCGCATTTGACGGGCGTGGACGACATGTGCATCATGGTCAATCCCAAGCACGTACGCTTTTACAAGGACATCTTTTTGTTTCAGGATTTCGGCGAAGAGCGCTGGTACAAGGGGGTAAACGCCCCGGCCGTGGCATTGCGCATCTCTTTCCGCGATTACAATGACGCCATGTTCGAGGCCTACGGCCAGTCGGATTTCGATACAAACCTCTATGGGTTCTTCACGCGGGTGAACAATTCGATTCTCGCGCCGCATATCCTTCAGCCGGTGGAACGAAACAAGCCCCTGAGTCCGGAAAATCTGCGTTACTTCCTGTCGCTTCGTCCGGAAATACTGGACGGCTTGACGGCCGAGCAGCTCGACCAGTTCAAGCTCTTGTACCATGAGGCATTTTACGCATAGGGCCTGATGCCTGCCGATTCTCTCCCCTGCCCGAAAAAGGATATCGTTTTGGATACCTCCGAATTGCGACATAAGCTCGACTTGTTTCATATTGCCTCGCACAACGCCTATCAAGAGGCCGCCTTTTGTCGGAATCTCGGCCTGCTCGACGCCAACGACCAGAACCGGCTGCAACGCTCCGTGGTTGCCGTGGCCGGGCTGGGGGGCGTGGGCGGCGGACATCTGATTACCCTGGCCCGCAGCGGCGTGGGCGGTTTCAAGCTGGCCGATTTCGACCGCTTCGACACGGTCAACGTCAACCGCCAGTATGGGG contains:
- a CDS encoding PilZ domain-containing protein, producing the protein MMSDLVKVCFDMNRESFQALKRMAREEGVDCSQYVLSIVEGSLKDFVSRDWTLSGKDRRKHPRVDVSIPAISCVKFSDREMRSYPVVVDDISRGGLRISFRDVSPEMGEKLADSLYFEVFFTVPQLSQTVSFYCKRLRHKVDRDMTMVGVFEGHNSEAASMVDAMLQSYIA
- a CDS encoding N-acyl amino acid synthase FeeM domain-containing protein; protein product: MPEKEKGENNLLNGVERRRTLRIRRSSLIDSKLEGLEKPSIKIAETKEELEQAFKTVYSVYRGTNYIAEDHPSEMSYSVFSLLPTTCAFIFKEYLTVISTMSFYIDSEAFGLPMDSLYKQEIDALRAQGRKVAEIGALATPRRRRWSNLVVYLSKALFNYAHLTGVDDMCIMVNPKHVRFYKDIFLFQDFGEERWYKGVNAPAVALRISFRDYNDAMFEAYGQSDFDTNLYGFFTRVNNSILAPHILQPVERNKPLSPENLRYFLSLRPEILDGLTAEQLDQFKLLYHEAFYA